In Dunckerocampus dactyliophorus isolate RoL2022-P2 chromosome 14, RoL_Ddac_1.1, whole genome shotgun sequence, one DNA window encodes the following:
- the LOC129194048 gene encoding DNA damage-inducible transcript 4 protein-like, translating into MSFSCGHSLDGSFPPSPAEDKGSKRLSWGRLLQRLAELKGFNQKLSTQQCNSETGSVADMSLSESENSFFCYPLEETLAADVVATIAQSLHQASHLLGCCTLIIPDPLLHHMGQELVHLAVSEPCGLRGALIDLCVDKGDPGEPCTVDQIAVDASLVPTFHVTLVLRAESGGLWPKVQRFFKSERTCETPARQSVRLSSSFRAMKRKLYCSGELLIEECC; encoded by the exons atgtcgttCTCTTGCGGTCATTCTTTGGATGGGAGCTTCCCTCCTTCCCCGGCGGAGGACAAGGGCTCCAAGCGTCTGTCCTGGGGCAGACTGCTGCAGAGGCTCGCCGAGCTGAAGGGTTTCAACCAGAAGCTTTCCACACAGCAGTGCAACAGTGAAACTG GCTCTGTGGCAGATATGTCCCTGTCAGAGTCTGAGAACAGCTTCTTCTGCTACCCCCTGGAGGAGACCCTCGCTGCAGACGTTGTAGCCACGATTGCACAATCCCTCCACCAGGCGTCCCACCTCCTGGGCTGTTGCACACTCATCATCCCAGACCCTTTGCTGCACCACATGGGTCAAGAACTGGTCCACCTGGCGGTCAGCGAGCCCTGCGGCCTGAGGGGAGCACTCATCGACCTGTGCGTGGACAAGGGGGACCCGGGTGAGCCGTGCACTGTGGATCAAATCGCAGTGGACGCGAGCTTGGTGCCCACTTTCCACGTCACGCTGGTGCTGAGAGCGGAGTCTGGGGGATTGTGGCCTAAGGTGCAGAGATTCTTTAAATCGGAGAGGACGTGCGAGACGCCTGCGAGGCAGTCTGTGAGACTGAGCTCCAGTTTCAGGGCCATGAAAAGGAAGTTGTATTGTTCCGGGGAGCTGCTCATTGAAGAGTGCTGCTGA